A section of the Rubritalea squalenifaciens DSM 18772 genome encodes:
- the argC gene encoding N-acetyl-gamma-glutamyl-phosphate reductase, with translation MKAIKTAVVGASGYTGAELLRLLLMHPAAELVCVTSRQYEGEPLEKVFPRFRGVQGSQLEFTAPSADTIAAAGAEVAFLALPHGVAAEYAIALLEKGIRVIDLSADFRLNSAEVYEEFYGHPHPAPELLDEAVYGLPELKGRSEAIKSAKLVASPGCYPTSIITPLVPLLEKGLIDPASIVTCSMSGVSGAGKTGNVLFSYCEANESVRAYGVPKHRHLSEIEQELSIAAGQAVQISFTPHLVPAHNGICTTTSATLTGDADAIGAALEEAYGGSDFVRLLGKGQPADTKNVTRTNFLDIGWDYDPRTGRVLLLSAEDNLGKGAASQAVQSMNLMFELSATEGLQNI, from the coding sequence ATGAAAGCAATCAAGACAGCGGTCGTAGGCGCCAGCGGATACACAGGAGCAGAGCTACTTAGACTTCTCCTCATGCATCCTGCTGCCGAGCTGGTGTGTGTCACTTCACGCCAGTACGAAGGTGAACCACTTGAAAAGGTGTTTCCCCGCTTCCGAGGCGTGCAGGGATCCCAACTGGAATTCACCGCCCCGAGTGCTGACACGATTGCTGCTGCAGGCGCAGAAGTCGCCTTTCTTGCCCTCCCTCACGGAGTAGCGGCCGAGTACGCCATCGCCCTGCTAGAAAAGGGTATCCGCGTGATCGATCTCAGCGCCGACTTCAGACTCAACTCTGCTGAGGTCTACGAAGAATTCTATGGTCACCCGCACCCGGCACCCGAGCTACTCGACGAAGCCGTCTATGGTCTTCCAGAACTCAAGGGCCGTAGCGAGGCGATCAAGTCTGCCAAGCTCGTCGCCAGCCCTGGTTGCTACCCGACCAGCATCATCACTCCACTTGTTCCCCTGCTGGAGAAAGGTCTCATCGATCCTGCCAGCATCGTCACCTGCTCCATGAGTGGTGTCAGCGGCGCGGGTAAGACCGGCAACGTCCTCTTCTCCTACTGTGAGGCTAACGAATCCGTACGCGCCTATGGCGTACCGAAGCACCGTCACCTCTCCGAAATCGAGCAAGAGCTCTCCATCGCCGCAGGTCAGGCAGTCCAGATCTCTTTCACTCCGCACCTCGTCCCGGCCCACAATGGTATCTGCACCACCACTAGCGCTACCCTAACAGGTGATGCTGACGCTATCGGTGCAGCACTGGAAGAAGCCTATGGAGGCTCTGACTTTGTTAGACTACTCGGCAAAGGCCAGCCAGCGGACACGAAGAACGTTACCCGTACCAACTTCCTGGATATCGGCTGGGACTACGATCCCCGCACGGGCCGCGTCCTGCTGCTCAGCGCCGAGGACAATCTTGGAAAGGGTGCCGCCAGCCAGGCCGTACAATCCATGAACCTGATGTTCGAACTTTCTGCGACTGAAGGTTTGCAGAACATTTAA
- a CDS encoding phosphatidylinositol-specific phospholipase C, whose translation MLQEITEKQGDSHAVEYQPSAKLTEELTHSHSGYSHDKEAKTSNPKWMEKIPDSTKVSQLSMPGTHDTMAFYGGDAVQCQTMSLENQLESGVRVLDIRCRHIADVFAIHHGAFFQKTFFGDVLNIAIDFLQKNPSETVMMRVKEEYKPENNTRTFEETFRDGYWNSYKKYCWQPSGTDNNPSLGELRGKIVILQNFSAAETYGIEYDSFSIQDEYNLGTNWDLYSKWEEVKKQLAKANSGSSGVKYMNYLSGSGGSFPYFVASGHSSPGTNAPRLATGRTTPGWKNSWPDFPRVNCFLGICTIAFEGTNILTTNWIDSAYNNHVGIVMSDFPGPGLINNIIRLNDKLD comes from the coding sequence ATGCTACAGGAAATTACCGAGAAACAAGGAGACAGCCACGCTGTAGAATACCAGCCCTCCGCTAAACTCACCGAGGAGCTCACCCACTCCCACAGCGGCTACTCTCACGACAAGGAAGCCAAAACCTCCAACCCCAAGTGGATGGAAAAAATCCCGGACTCCACCAAAGTCAGCCAGCTGTCGATGCCCGGCACCCATGATACCATGGCCTTCTACGGAGGGGATGCCGTCCAGTGCCAGACCATGAGCCTGGAGAACCAGCTTGAGTCCGGCGTACGTGTGCTGGATATCCGCTGCCGCCACATCGCAGATGTCTTTGCCATCCACCATGGAGCCTTCTTCCAGAAAACCTTCTTCGGAGACGTTCTGAATATCGCCATCGACTTCCTCCAGAAAAACCCCAGCGAGACCGTCATGATGCGCGTGAAGGAAGAGTACAAGCCGGAGAATAACACCCGCACCTTCGAGGAAACCTTCCGAGACGGCTACTGGAACAGCTACAAGAAATACTGCTGGCAGCCCAGCGGTACGGATAACAACCCATCTCTCGGAGAGCTTCGTGGCAAGATCGTCATCCTGCAGAACTTCTCCGCCGCCGAGACCTACGGCATCGAGTACGATTCCTTCTCTATCCAGGACGAGTACAACCTCGGCACCAACTGGGATCTGTACAGCAAATGGGAAGAGGTCAAAAAGCAACTGGCCAAAGCCAATAGCGGCAGCTCAGGCGTGAAGTACATGAACTACCTCAGCGGCTCCGGCGGCTCATTCCCCTACTTCGTCGCCAGCGGCCACTCCAGCCCCGGCACCAATGCCCCCAGACTGGCCACCGGCAGAACCACACCCGGCTGGAAAAATAGCTGGCCGGACTTCCCGAGGGTCAATTGCTTCCTCGGCATCTGCACCATCGCCTTCGAAGGCACCAACATCCTGACCACCAACTGGATCGACAGCGCCTATAACAACCACGTTGGCATCGTCATGTCTGACTTCCCCGGACCCGGGCTTATCAACAACATCATCAGGCTCAACGATAAGCTCGACTAA